The Ooceraea biroi isolate clonal line C1 chromosome 1, Obir_v5.4, whole genome shotgun sequence genome has a window encoding:
- the LOC105286771 gene encoding dmX-like protein 2 isoform X6: protein MNCHQILSGACNAGDRCYAVGSVEGISFTAYAAGCNIVILANNFERVQIIPGAVHNYIRISCLDCSTDTGKIAAAYENQVCIFEPTPLIHSTCSHQLEYRWVQTGSLQTESNITSLSWNLEGTRLLTGGELLQLWHQNIMPFQEEHAILPTATKPKTLQTEEASTTGSNHNVTANTSQDPGTVTFSIGGEAESPGPGDTSNDPGGWNCVWKCRTATPVHLMSFSPDGTLFATTGMNDRLVKIWFENKQLFPARSIDHTNFCQSVSNDNYSFVYVAHPRAVTHLSWRKTSKYMPKGSVSNMLVTSCRDNICRVWAETIPPEIEGLANMSQFEGSDRHGHHGKHRHHNMHKHRFMQRLKHMKTCFHIRRHAKQQHQAGHTLAPTLPTLPSTYSVHDFHNNYQTSGHYPGMHFHLAASINAETDIPLVPSLITGDPEREPNFILHWLNNKEMHFTMQAENILQELTRKVVEKEEGLQHQDAEHVEHDSEDECTKKGVRLQTQAQKQVVGGRSMSQEDHSSDEHHTAHTTSSHHSLVHSVHSHPSLSNTTSINSIATDATSTMNHAPDSLDTKIETLLRDWHHNPDLLFSIHPIDGSFLIWHIEWLDEYHPGSFRQAQISFSTRIPNAFPLGDASTMSHNVSMYSHNTGGPLLNIREVAKSSSKPADPSEVATPLPSLIEQDEEQSTLTSKTGQELLKNLENANDQNQTKTEGSALESNKNGQDADLLAHPSPIVSMVSKHSNGTLNLWQLTFADKTKFSQVLSIGHACRASGHRFRVNDITCHPVLPLLVTTSHHNIPEFSGTQSSESIETVSGSKHDTCKGKDIMSPTGFCSELILWRVDAVGPLSKSGGVSELARINSPEISAFSNVAWIPTLLPSTTLGNLSNSPSACFVASDGECLRVYQAVIDARTLLAEVSISERRSRMMDSMASLSTDMSSDDGIRHSIHDRIKIVSQQSTARPGCVIQLDAIADATHDWQNTQFLHVFQEQLITGERNDEKLPGVDTSSNDLGLMESTLDAMVDLQQSAIFEEPFYIVVLERTQQGTTVHMWRLVIASQPESTGLSGSMMYVPDSHLVQDEDDEGTPGRLGHEGRRSRRTSQTGGRSRRESQADFDSTFLPRRHQSHVLITTTKVCTQELPLPDGVEVIHAAPAAGHLSSSSIYPACFAPYIIVTACSDSTVRFWKCKVTKKPDDKLDYEWCEWEMTRKDQESTIDITGQPLNISAAYSGRIACAYKYGKSFTRPTKNDPDSRYVNLCVAIYECESTGGSEWILEDTIHLKNIHLPRIPVDQHLDLSYLYDSRFLQKKQRLTQVLQTLSHEDIRSSRNGENGDSTKANAGLLAVPSFSTLQSLRKSIIENGNTCPLTQKHLVQLDWVSKEDGSHILTVGVGSKIMLFTPVCSDLAQANMKAMKESQSNNRPILRKTSSLAQPQFVDEIRWMKLRKIELMTADGLPPLPMQISWVRDGILVVGMDSEMHVYSQWKPNPKNDCFHSNLQHQESDEFQASRNLRDEDLRTLAHETSQRRLANVSSMPHLSRVSSINLTMLDAKKKRGIQTENLSFDYMPDYGLFEASRIACPVLPQYHPKQLMELLNSGKIRWVKAILAHLVRCIGSSCSLRADDENLVKQRSGWSRSRTMSVSYVGTTSPLEPRGSTTQIPEELTLDYAEITSISPLPLWTLLMADKETNLPHQQNEDKHDYNELFDSNVDEGESLDDMLDEDYERSRQKDRRSSVPERQGISHFGPRQGRLLSRLLTHTHLPGLSSLDQMHLLALADTVSTCNVDFAERFAIDAAKNAIAKENLTGIPDGETVSTDSLDDCGLRFLLAMKHYNYLIRCLPLAQRAQFQKQGIASNNLVWAFHSESEEELLGLIPSYAKGQPKWSVLKELGVGWWIKSNTVLKKCVEKIAKAAFQHKQDPLDAAIYYLAMKKKNLVWGLFRNKRDDRMTTFFSNNFAENRWRKAALKNAFALLGKQRFEHAAAFFLLAGALKDAIDVCLSKLNDIQLAMVIARLYENDTSSPNMRRLLYEEILGCDKDGQNQDMSKVHPDPFLRSMALWILKDHSGSLNTLLLTNVGHMHPQYNDESDKPEGTTANPNVFNFYVYLRTHPLLIRQYIAVTAQDKKKGHSVVISGFSYGTETKSQPDKQLMLEDTITPLERQLYFTTAHAHFKAGCPALALEVLSKLPNKVMDTNGEDSPSLLSSPNKSKAQDTQIDTGIINWGNTSNGINDNKETATAVDWGTPSFDWSQSTKRMEEDKLELNWDDDEVGESEDIDSPPMSMKLDKKKEDKIEHKTEDDNKDAAKSAGQLDIMAQQLKFVACLKILMEELSTLATGFEVDGGQLRYQLYVWLEREVDALRQLCSYSTNADGDVNNASEYEGGMVDDVPPYKPGEQPTLHQILVAEKLDFEAKVQRAAKRKKWLKANETLLRTLLSYCSLHGASGGGLASVRMELVLLLQELQQEKTQQQLLSPLPFPTTLPLLSASVACNKTVVADPVRHLQSHAHDMLQTLVELRNPPMPNRNTHYCEVFIMRDLAVALSACIYQSLCDSDTFVMKHHQPESFPAVAEVETFSGGHLVASNRYHRRYSTDDGVCITTSPSKWPGVTNLRALLAREKDEDTPKLNILLCEAFVATYMSLFIYALSSCDSHILYRLVGQHFDNNTWSCLFGGGVKKLLRVASTSSQGGSTTNIERGDSVASEIQSTASGVWNTMTSLTKQRVKLNMKLLGPFTGQQPNMKEDKPTYREQFVSPQMSMISYFLMKPRIETEYADEIDYDSSDSAVSDLDSTDDEEDVFDTNTKPKSKPKDNTEHSNSNSYSWSVMRLAIVKILQQQLQDFLTVAGIEMQELPVSSPLIHGTLGIVAQWQDSLREELELKGPPAATYIPGCAPDPSPTPGKPAIHKYRSLLEKGNTPFNTRLASAAPANRLWCYLVRQELVQDIFIRAVFGKRRSLSTILESAQSIVDGVHRGTGEDKGSDSGTTSLPEPVRIIHKEQDSISAFCLNQVNPGLMALATPREVQEMNISLLLELPSWLEDECEFDIINLNKQPDPEPVQPTSFLVIQTAADRPLLAQSPQTNSPQPHSGIASQSGRGASVILKHKIDGIRRISSHPLLPLYLTGSQDGSVSLWEWGHQTAVATPRAPGTFAKVTRVRFSQHGNKFGVADSDGHLSLFQVACREGTARPFFTYQCHSKVTSDFVFLGACSLVATAGHGSEGRNVALWDTLLPQNKSLVQGFMCHEQGASALILAPQHQLLISGGKKGDINIFDVRQRQQRHRFQAHESAIKCLALDPHEEFFVSGAGDGDIKIWGLTVHSLLYSFPGEHPRSSFFKNIGQGVTQLHVDSAGRLFSCGADGSMKVRQLPERDCVVQALY, encoded by the exons GCGTATGCTGCTGGCTGTAATATTGTGATTTTGGCCAACAATTTTGAACGAGTTCAGATAATCCCTGGAGCTGTACACAACTATATTAGAATCAGTTGTCTGGACTGCAGTACCGACACAGGAAAGATAGCTGCTGCTTATGAAAATCAAGTTTGCATATTTGAACCAACGCCGCTTATACACAGCACTTGCTCACAt caattGGAATACAGATGGGTTCAAACAGGAAGTCTGCAAACAGAATCAAACATCACCTCTCTGTCATGGAATTTAGAAGGCACAAGACTGTTAACAGGTGGCGAGTTGTTACAATTGTGGCATCAAAATATCATGCCGTTTCAAGAAGAGCACG CAATATTACCTACAGCTACAAAACCAAAAACATTACAAACAGAAGAAGCAAGCACTACTGGAAGCAATCATAATGTTACGGCAAACACTTCTCAGGATC CTGGTACGGTAACGTTTTCGATTGGAGGAGAAGCTGAGAGCCCCGGACCTGGAGACACATCCAATGATCCAGGCGGATGGAACTGTGTATGGAAATGTCGTACGGCCACACCAGTCCATCTTATGAGTTTCAGTCCTGATGGTACTCTATTCGCAACAACAGGAATGAATGATAGATTGGTTAAAATATGGTTCGAGAATAAACAAT TATTTCCAGCAAGAAGTATAGATCATACAAATTTCTGTCAGTCCGTGAGTAACGACAATTATAGTTTCGTTTATGTTGCACACCCACGTGCAGTAACTCATCTCTCCTGGCGCAAGACAAGTAAATACATGCCGAA AGGCTCCGTATCCAATATGCTGGTCACCTCGTGTCGTGACAATATCTGCCGAGTGTGGGCAGAGACGATACCTCCCGAGATCGAAGGTTTAGCTAATATGAGCCAGTTTGAAGGTTCCGATAGGCATGGTCATCATGGAAAACATCGTCATCATAACATGCACAAGCACCGATTTATGCAACGTCTCAAGCACATGaa AACGTGTTTTCATATTCGACGACATGCCAAGCAGCAACATCAAGCTGGACATACGCTGGCACCGACTCTACCAACTCTCCCATCTACGTATTCTGTACAtgattttcataataattatcaaaccTCTGGTCATTATCCGGGAATGCATTTTCACTTAGCAGCTAGCATCAATGCAGAAACTG ATATACCGCTAGTACCAAGCCTAATTACCGGAGATCCTGAAAGAGAACCGAATTTTATCTTACACTggctaaataataaagaaatgcacTTCACCATGCAAGCCGAGAACATATTGCAGGAGTTAACGCGTAAGGTAgtggagaaggaggaaggtTTACAGCACCAGGATGCTGAACACGTGGAACATGATTCCGAGGATGAGTGTACGA AAAAGGGAGTTCGGCTGCAAACGCAAGCCCAAAAGCAAGTCGTCGGTGGACGATCAATGAGCCAAGAAGATCACAGTAGTGATGAACATCACACCGCACATACTACCTCATCTCATCACAGTCTGGTACACAGCGTGCATTCTCATCCAAGTCTTAG CAATACAACTTCCATCAATTCCATAGCAACAGATGCAACGTCCACCATGAACCATGCACCAGACTCACTGGATACGAAAATAGAAACGCTGTTACGCGATTGGCATCATAATCCGGACTTGCTATTCTCGATACATCCGATAGACGGCAGTTTTTTGATCTGGCACATTGAATGGCTGGACGAATATCATCCCGGATCCTTCCGACAAGCGCAAATCTCATTTTCCACTCGTATTCCGAACGCGTTCCCGCTCGGCGATGCGTCAACAATGAGTCACAATGTGTCGATGTACTCTCACAACACCGGTGGGCCCTTGCTGAATATCCGCGAAGTCGCGAAATCGTCGTCGAAGCCGGCCGATCCCAGCGAAGTCGCAACGCCTTTACCTAGTCTTATAGAACAAGATGAGGAGCAATCCACTCTGACTTCGAAGACGGGTCaggaattattgaaaaatctgGAGAACGCGAACGATCAGAATCAAACGAAAACTGAAGGCAGCGCATTAGAGAGCAATAAAAATGGGCAGGATGCAGATCTGTTGGCTCATCCTAGTCCGATTGTTTCGATGGTGTCGAAGCACTCCAATGGCACTCTGAATTTATGGCAGTTGACGTTCGCGGATAAAACGAAATTCTCACAAGTTCTGAGCATAGGCCACGCGTGCAGGGCTTCCGGGCACCGTTTCCGCGTGAACGATATCACTTGTCATCCCGTTCTGCCTCTGCTCGTAACGACCTCCCATCATAACATACCGGAATTTTCCGGTACACAGTCCTCAGAGTCTATCGAGACCGTGAGCGGCAGCAAACACGATACCTGTAAGGGTAAAGACATCATGTCGCCTACTGGCTTTTGCAGCGAATTGATATTGTGGCGAGTAGACGCCGTGGGACCTCTGTCAAAGAGCGGCGGAGTTTCCGAATTGGCGCGTATCAACTCGCCCGAAATATCGGCATTCAGTAATGTAGCTTGGATCCCGACATTATTGCCGAGCACGACACTGGGAAACTTGTCTAACTCGCCCAGTGCCTGCTTCGTAGCCAGCGACGGGGAGTGCCTAAGGGTCTACCAGGCTGTCATCGATGCCAGAACGTTACTGGCGGAAGTATCGATCAGCGAAAGAAGAAGTAGAATGATGGATTCGATGGCCAGTCTTTCGACGGACATGTCGTCGGACGACGGCATCAGGCACTCCATCCACGACAGAATAAAAATAGTGTCACAACAGTCGACCGCAAGACCGGGATGCGTTATACAGCTGGACGCTATTGCCGACGCCACGCACGATTGGCAGAACACGCAGTTTCTTCATGTCTTTCAAGAACAACTGATCACCGGTGAGAGAAACGATGAGAAGCTACCTGGCGTCGACACGTCGTCCAACGATTTGGGGCTGATGGAATCGACATTAGATGCCATGGTGGATTTACAACAGTCGGCGATCTTCGAGGAGCCGTTCTACATAGTGGTTCTCGAACGTACGCAACAGGGCACTACCGTGCATATGTGGCGACTGGTGATAGCGTCGCAACCGGAAAGTACTGGCTTATCGGGTTCGATGATGTACGTACCGGATTCCCATTTGGTccaggacgaggacgacgaaggTACACCTGGTAGACTGGGCCACGAAGGCAGACGATCACGTAGAACTAGTCAGACTGGCGGTCGGAGTCGACGTGAAAGCCAGGCCGATTTCGATTCGACATTTCTCCCCCGTCGCCATCAGAGTCATGTTCTTATCACCACTACGAAAGTTTGCACGCAGGAATTGCCGTTACCTGACGGAGTTGAGGTAATTCATGCCGCACCTGCTGCGGGACATTTGAGTAGCTCGTCGATTTATCCCGCCTGTTTTGCGCCATACATTATTGTAACAGCGTGCAGCGACAGCACCGTGCGCTTTTGGAAGTGTAAAGTAACAAAGAAGCCGGACGACAAGCTAGATTACGAGTGGTGCGAATGGGAGATGACGAGGAAAGATCAGGAATCCACTATCGACATCACCGGCCAGCCGTTGAACATAAGCGCGGCCTACAGTGGGCGCATCGCCTGCGCTTACAAGTATGGAAAGTCGTTTACGCGTCCTACGAAAAACGATCCGGATTCGCGCTACGTGAACCTCTGTGTCGCCATATACGAGTGCGAGAGCACGGGCGGCAGCGAGTGGATCCTCGAGGACACGATCCACCTGAAAAATATCCATCTACCGAGAATACCAGTCGATCAGCATCTGGATCTCAGTTATTTGTACGACAGTAGATTTTTGCAAAAGAAACAGCGGCTCACTCAGGTGTTGCAGACTCTCAGCCACGAGGATATACGGTCCTCGAGAAACGGGGAAAACGGCGATTCAACGAAAGCGAACGCTGGCTTATTAGCAGTTCCGTCGTTCAGTACTCTGCAATCTTTACGCAAGTCGATCATAGAGAATGGTAACACATGTCCGCTCACGCAGAAGCATCTGGTACAGCTTGATTGGGTCTCGAAAGAAGATGGTTCGCATATTTTGACCGTGGGCGTCGGGTCCAAGATCATGCTATTCACTCCTGTATGTTCGGATTTGGCGCAAGCTAATATGAAGGCAATGAAGGAATCTCAGAGTAACAATAGACCGATATTGAGAAAGACCTCATCACTGGCTCAACCACAATTCGTTGATGAGATTCGGTGGATGAAGTTGCGCAAGATCGAACTGATGACGGCGGACGGCCTACCACCCCTGCCTATGCAGATATCCTGGGTACGCGATGGCATCCTGGTTGTAGGCATGGATTCCGAGATGCACGTGTACTCGCAGTGGAAGCCGAATCCGAAGAACGATTGCTTCCACTCGAATCTGCAGCATCAAGAGTCCGATGAGTTTCAGGCGAGTCGCAACTTACGCGACGAGGATCTGCGCACATTAGCACACGAGACGTCTCAACGGCGATTGGCGAATGTGTCTTCCATGCCGCATCTGTCGCGCGTTAGCAGCATCAATCTGACGATGTTGGACGCTAAGAAGAAACGCGGTATACAAACTGAAAACTTGAGTTTCGACTACATGCCGGATTACGGATTGTTCGAGGCATCACGGATAGCTTGCCCGGTTTTGCCACAGTATCATCCCAAGCAGTTGATGGAGCTGCTAAACTCAGGGAAGATCAGATGGGTGAAGGCTATATTGGCGCATTTGGTGCGATGTATAGGCAGCTCCTGTTCCCTACGGGCGGATGATGAAAACCTAGTGAAACAGCGCAGTGGATGGTCACGATCGAGGACAATGTCGGTAAGTTACGTGGGCACAACGTCGCCGCTCGAACCAAGGGGCTCAACTACGCAAATCCCGGAGGAATTGACGCTGGATTACGCAGAGATCACGTCCATCTCCCCGCTTCCATTGTGGACCCTACTGATGGCCGATAAAGAAACCAATCTGCCCCATCAGCAGAACGAGGACAAGCACGATTACAACGAATTATTCGACAGTAATGTGGACGAGGGAGAATCGTTGGACGATATGTTAGACGAGGATTATGAGCGTTCGCGGCAAAAGGATAGACGATCTTCGGTGCCAGAAAGGCAAGGAATATCCCACTTCGGTCCTAGGCAGGGCAGACTGTTGTCGCGTCTCTTGACTCACACTCATCTCCCAGGATTGTCTAGTCTCGATCAGATGCATCTGCTCGCCCTGGCGGACACCGTGTCGACGTGCAACGTCGATTTCGCAGAAAGATTCGCAATTGACGCGGCAAAAAACGCGATCGCCAAAGAGAATCTAACGGGTATTCCGGACGGCGAAACTGTCTCTACCGATTCGTTGGATGACTGCGGCCTCAGATTCCTGTTGGCAATGAAGCACTATAATTATCTGATACGCTGTCTGCCGCTGGCGCAAAGAGCGCAATTTCAGAAACAGGGTATAGCATCGAACAATCTCGTGTGGGCGTTCCATTCCGAATCTGAGGAAGAGTTGCTGGGATTAATACCTTCTTATGCCAAAGGTCAACCAAAGTGGTCCGTGCTGAAGGAACTCGGCGTGGGCTGGTGGATCAAGAGTAATACGGTGCTTAAAAAATGCGTAGAAAAAATAGCGAAAGCTGCTTTCCAGCATAAGCAGGATCCTTTAGACGCGGCAATCTATTACTTAGcgatgaaaaagaagaatttagTATGGGGTCTGTTTAGAAATAAACGGGACGACAGGATGACGACCTTTTTCTCAAATAATTTCGCCGAAAACCGGTGGAGGAAGGCGGCTCTGAAGAATGCTTTCGCTCTGCTTGGAAAGCAACGATTTGAACATGCGGCGGCGTTCTTTTTGCTAGCTGGTGCGCTAAAGGACGCTATCGATGTGTGCTTGAGTAAACTTAACGACATTCAGCTCGCGATGGTAATAGCCCGGCTTTACGAAAACGATACGTCGTCGCCTAACATGAGAAGATTGTTGTACGAGGAGATCCTAGGCTGCGACAAAGATGGACAAAATCAAGATATGAGCAAGGTACATCCTGATCCTTTCTTGCGTAGTATGGCCCTATGGATTTTAAAGGATCATTCCGGTTCGCTTAACACTTTACTTCTGACCAATGTCGGTCACATGCATCCACAATATAACGATGAGTCTGACAAACCGGAGGGAACGACGG cgAATCCAAATGTTTTCAATTTCTACGTTTATCTTCGTACACATCCATTACTAATCAGACAATACATTGCGGTCACCGCGCAAGATAAGAAGAAGGGACATTCAGTAGTGATATCGGGCTTCAGTTACGGCACGGAGACGAAGAGTCAACCAGACAAACAATTAATGTTAGAAGACACCATTACTCCGTTGGAAAGGCAGCTGTACTTTACAACAGCACACGCACACTTTAAGGCTGGCTGTCCAGCTCTCGCTCTTGAGGTTTTGTCCAAACTACCAAATAAAGTAATGGATACAAATGGCGAGGATTCTCCTA GCTTACTAAGCAGTCCAAATAAGTCCAAAGCTCAGGATACTCAAATAGATACCGGTATTATTAACTGGGGAAATACATCAAATGGAATAAACGACAATAAAG AAACAGCCACCGCTGTAGATTGGGGTACGCCGTCATTTGACTGGTCTCAGAGTACTAAGCGCATGGAAGAGGATAAACTAGAATTAAACTGGGACGATGATGAAGTGGGCGAAAGCGAGGACATCGATAGTCCTCCCATGAGCATGAAACTCGACAAGAAAAAAGAGGATAAAATAGAGCATAAAACAGAGGATGATAACA AAGACGCGGCAAAGTCAGCTGGTCAATTGGACATTATGGCACAGCAATTGAAATTCGTTGCTTGCTTGAAGATCTTAATGGAGGAACTGTCTACGTTAGCAACAGGTTTTGAGGTGGACGGTGGTCAATTGCGATATCAATTGTATGTGTGGTTGGAGCGAGAGGTTGATGCACTGAGACAGCTTTGCAGCTATAGCACTAACGCAGATGGAGATGTGAACAACGCATCAGAgt ATGAAGGTGGTATGGTTGATGATGTTCCTCCATACAAACCTGGTGAGCAACCAACATTACATCAGATACTAGTGGCAGAAAAATTGGACTTTGAAGCTAAAGTACAGAGAGCTgctaaaagaaagaaatggcTGAAAg CTAACGAAACGTTATTGAGGACACTGTTATCATACTGTTCGTTGCATGGTGCATCGGGTGGAGGCCTAGCATCAGTAAGAATGGAATTGGTGCTTTTGCTACAGGAATTGCAACAGGAGAAGACTCAACAACAATTGCTCAGTCCCCTTCCTTTCCCCACTACGTTACCTCTGTTAAGCGCCAGTGTTGCTTGCAATAAGACCGTCGTGGCTGATCCGGTTCGACACTTGCAG TCTCACGCACATGATATGCTGCAAACATTGGTAGAACTGCGCAATCCGCCGATGCCTAATAGAAACACGCACTACTGTGAAGTATTTATTATGAGGGACTTAGCGGTGGCGCTTAGCGCTTGTATTTATCAGTCGCTCTGTGACTCGGATACGTTCGTTATGAAACATCATCAGCCGGAAAG TTTCCCGGCTGTTGCCGAAGTGGAAACGTTCTCGGGTGGCCATTTAGTTGCCTCGAACAGATATCACCGACGATATTCGACAGACGATGGTGTATGCATAACTACGTCGCCTTCTAAGTGGCCAGGAGTCACAAATTTGCGCGCATTGCTAGCTAGGGAGAAAGACGAAGACACCCCGAAGCTGAACATTTTGCTCTGCGAGGCTTTCGTGGCGACGTACATGAGCCTTTTTATCTACGCTTTGTCCAGTTGCGATAGCCATATCTTGTACAGACTAGTAGGACAACACTTTGACAATAATACATGGTCCTGCCTCTTTGGCGGTGGAGTCAAGAAATTGTTGCGCGTAGCAAGTACTAGTAGCCAG GGCGGTAGTACGACTAACATCGAACGGGGCGATAGCGTAGCGAGCGAGATCCAAAGCACCGCCAGCGGCGTATGGAACACCATGACGTCATTGACTAAACAGCGCGTCAAGCTTAACATGAAGCTGTTGGGGCCATTTACGGGACAACAACCGAATATGAAGGAAGATAAACCTACGTACAGAGAACAATTTGTTTCGCCCCAAATGAGCatgatttcttattttctcaTGAAG CCACGCATAGAGACCGAATACGCGGACGAAATTGATTATGATTCCTCTGATTCTGCGGTCTCGGACTTGGATTCTAcagacgacgaggaggacgtATTCGATACGAATACAAAGCCAAAGAGCAAACCAAAGGATAATACAGAACATAGCAATTCTAATTCGTACAGTTGGAGCGTTATGAGATTAGCAATAGTTAAAATACTACAACAACAATTGCAAGATTTTCTGACTGTCGCCGGCATAGAAATGCAAG aaTTACCTGTAAGTAGTCCACTAATCCACGGTACACTGGGCATTGTTGCACAGTGGCAAGATTCCTTACGCGAAGAATTGGAACTTAAGGGTCCACCAGCAGCGACTTACATACCTGGCTGTGCACCAGATCCTTCTCCTACACCTGGAAAGCCAGCGATTCATAAGTATCGATCCTTATTGGAAAAAGGAAACACACCCTTTAA CACACGATTGGCGTCTGCAGCACCTGCCAATCGCTTATGGTGTTACCTAGTTAGACAGGAATTGGTACAAGATATTTTCATTCGCGCAGTGTTTGGCAAACGAAGATCCCTGTCAACAATACTTGAAAGTGCCCAATCGATCGTTGACGGTGTACATCGAGGAACTGGAGAGGATAAGGGTAGTGACAGTGGTACTACAAGCTTGCCAGAACCAGTTAGAATTATTCACAAAGAACAAGATAGCATCAGTGCCTTCTGTCTTAATCAG GTAAATCCAGGTTTAATGGCCCTTGCTACACCACGGGAAGTGCAAGAAATGAACATTTCCTTGCTCCTAGAACTTCCATCGTGGCTGGAAGATGAATGTGAATTCGATATTATTAACTTGAATAAGCAACCTGATCCAGAACCTGTACAGCCAACCAGTTTCTTAGTCATACAA ACAGCAGCAGATCGTCCGTTGCTGGCACAGAGTCCTCAGACGAACAGTCCTCAGCCTCACTCAGGTATAGCCAGTCAAAGTGGACGTGGCGCGAGCGTG ATTCTGAAGCACAAAATCGATGGAATTAGAAGAATTTCTTCACATCCGCTTTTACCGCTTT ATTTAACCGGATCACAAGATGGCTCTGTGTCGTTATGGGAATGGGGACACCAGACAGCTGTCGCTACTCCAAGAGCGCCTGGAACCTTCGCTAAAGTGACCCGCGTGCGATTTTCTCAACACGGCAACAAATTCGGCGTGGCCGATTCCGATGGTCATCTGAGTCTATTTCAAGTTGCCTGCCGCGAAGGAACGGCTCGACCATTCTTC ACGTATCAATGCCACAGTAAAGTGACCTCGGACTTTGTCTTCCTCGGCGCGTGCAGTCTCGTAGCCACCGCAGGTCACGGCTCGGAAGGCCGGAATGTAGCATTGTGGGACACACTGCTTCCACAAAACAAGTCTCTTGTACAAG GCTTCATGTGTCATGAACAAGGAGCGAGTGCGTTAATACTGGCGCCGCAGCATCAATTGCTGATCAGCGGCGGCAAGAAGGGTGACATTAACATATTCGATGTGCGACAGCGGCAACAAAGGCACAGGTTCCAAGCGCACGAATCGGCTATAAAGTGTTTAGCGCTTGATCCACACGAGGAATTTTTCGTCAGTGGAGCAGGTGATGGTGACATTAAG ATATGGGGGTTGACCGTCCATTCCCTCTTGTACTCATTTCCTGGTGAGCATCCACGGTCCAGCTTCTTCAAGAACATAGGACAG GGTGTTACCCAGTTACACGTGGACTCCGCGGGTCGACTGTTCTCATGCGGAGCGGATGGTTCGATGAAAGTCCGTCAACTGCCAGAACGCGATTGTGTAGTACAAGCGCTTTATTAG